Within the Candidatus Binatus sp. genome, the region TCGGACATCCCCTGCATTATGCGGCCGCCGGGGTACTCGACGTTTTGCCGGGACAGAGCGGCGCCGACCTGCTGAATCGTCACTCCCGTCGCGTGCAGCTTGTCGGCGTCGACATCGACGTGAATTTCGCGCTCGCGTCCGCCGACGATATCGATCGAACCCACTCCGTCAACCGATTCGAGCGGTTCCTTGAGGCGCCGGCGCGCCAGCTCGGTGAGTTCTTTCAGGCTCTGGTAGCCGGTGACCGTGAGCGTCACGACCGGCACCGCGTCGAAGTCGAACTTCTGCACCAGCGGTGGCTTGGTCCCGTCGGGCAGCTGATCGAGCACCGTCGAAATCCTGTCGCGCACGTCCTGCATGGCGGCGTCGAGGCTGCGCTCGAGCTTGAACTCGATAATGACCCGGGAGACGCCTTCGAGCGTGTTCGAGCGCATCTCGTCGATTCCGCTGATGGTGTTGACCGCTTCCTCGATCGGCTTGGTGACGCGCGCCTCGGCTTCCTCGGGCGCGGCGCCGGGCAGGAACGTCGTGACCATCACGGTCGGCATATCGACCTTGGGAAACAGATCGACGCCCAGCCGCATGTAGGAAAACCATCCGAGCACGACCAGCGCGCCGACGAACATCGTGGCGAAGACCGGCCGGCGCACGCACAGGTCGGCGAGAATCATGACTGCTCTTTGGCGATCACCGCGGTGCCGTCGGCCAGGCGATCGACGTCGCTGACCGCGACGTGCTCGCCCTCCTTCAGCCCTGCGGTGATTTCGATCTGGTCGCCAACGACGCTGCCGGTGGTCACCTCGCGGGATCGAACCACTTCCCCATCGACGATGAATACGCGCGCGACGCCCGCGTAGCGCAGCACCGCCAGGGTGGGTACGAACAGCGCGCGATCGCGGCCGAGATTCATGGTCACGTGGGCGAAGAATCCCGCCTTCAGCGCGCCGTCGGGGTTGGCGACCTCGGCCTCGATCAGCAGCGTGCGGCTGCTTTCGTCGAGCGCCGGCGCGATGCGCGTGATTTTTCCCGTGTACCACGCACCGGGCTTGGCGTCGATCGTAAGCTTCACCGGCATGCCGACTCGCGCCAGCGGCACGAACCGTTCCGGCATCGGGCAGCGCAGCTTGATCGGGTCGGTCGCGATCAGTTCGTAAAGCTCTTTGCCCGGTGAGACGTACTCGCCGAGCGAGACCATCCGCTTTTGCACGGAGCCGCCAAACGGCGCCTTGATTTCGGTGTCGCCGAGTTTCTTGCGCGCCATCGCCAGCGCCTTTTCCGCCGATTCCGTGTCAGCCTGATCGACGCGCAGCTGCGACGTCATTAGATCGAACTGCTCGGGCGAGATGGTCCCTTCCTGCTTGAGCGCCTTGGCGCGATTGTAGCGCGCGGTCGAGTTGGCAAGCTTGGCGCGCTCCTGATCGAGCGCAGCCTCGGCGGTCTCAACCCGCAGTTCATATTCGCGCGGGTTGATTTTCATCATCACCTGGCCGGCGATAACCTTGTCGCCGAAGTCCGCGGCTACCTGGGCGACCGCGCCCTCGACCTCCGACGACATCACCGCATGCTCGCGCGGGAAAAGCGCCCCCTGCATCTCGGCCGTGCGATCGAGACTCTGCTGATGCGCCGTGG harbors:
- a CDS encoding efflux RND transporter periplasmic adaptor subunit codes for the protein MRLKSFRVSAFAGLAAALGALALCGCHQPAAAEVEKDKTGPAPISIAVATAHQQSLDRTAEMQGALFPREHAVMSSEVEGAVAQVAADFGDKVIAGQVMMKINPREYELRVETAEAALDQERAKLANSTARYNRAKALKQEGTISPEQFDLMTSQLRVDQADTESAEKALAMARKKLGDTEIKAPFGGSVQKRMVSLGEYVSPGKELYELIATDPIKLRCPMPERFVPLARVGMPVKLTIDAKPGAWYTGKITRIAPALDESSRTLLIEAEVANPDGALKAGFFAHVTMNLGRDRALFVPTLAVLRYAGVARVFIVDGEVVRSREVTTGSVVGDQIEITAGLKEGEHVAVSDVDRLADGTAVIAKEQS